Within the Hypericibacter adhaerens genome, the region AGCGAGATTGTAGGTCGCGGAGCAGATCAGCATCGCCAGCAGCCCGATCACATAGAGGATGGTGGCGATCAGGCCTGCCGGCCCCGCGATCCGGGCGGCAAAGGTCAGCAGCAGCACGCCGCCAACCACGCCGAAGGTCACGCCGATCGTATGGATGACGCGGTCGGCGGCAATCTCGGTATCGTCATAGGGCCGTTCCACGCCCTCATCCTGCGGGAGCGGCCGCCGCCTGTCCATGGCAGCCTTGCGAGGCCGGCCGGGAAACGGGATTTAATGTCTTCGCCCGCTGGCTCGGGTTCCCGTGCGGTGATAGTCTTCCGGTCCGGCCGACCTCTCGATGGCGCTGCTTGTGACCGGATGACGATGCTCTTGCGCCAGGAGCACGGGCTCATCTGAGCCGGTATTGTTCTTGAGGACCATGGCGCGGGTCCGGCTCGATCGAGCGGATGCCAGGTGCCTCGTCTTCCGTGACAGTGCCGAACAACACGAGGGCCGCGTCAGCTTGTCTCCCAGTCCCGACCTTCCCCAGAACGACGACGCGGGCACGACCATGGACAGGCCCATGGCGTCGAAAGCCGAACCGGCGACCCCAGCGGCGAAGCCGACCGAAACCCAGCCTCCTGCCGCCTCCCCGCCCCCACAGCCGCCGCCTGCAACCTCGTCGTCCGCCACAAAGCCGAAGCGCGCAGGCCCCACCGCCGTCATCGTCGCCTTGATCACCCTCGCCATCGTCGGACTGTCGGGCTGGTATCTGGCGCGACCGGCACCGCTGTTCATCCAGGGCGAAGCCGACAGCACGCGTATCGACATCGCGGCGCGCGTCGACGGCCGGATTCTGAAGATCCCCGTCGCCCGCGGCCAGGATGTCGGAGCCGGCACCGCGCTGCTGCAGATCGACAATCCCGAGCTGGTCGCCCGATACAACGAGGCGATCGCCGCCAAAGGCGTTGCCGATGCCGAGCTGGCCCGGATCTATGCCGGCACGCGCGAGGAAACCGTCGCGGCGCGGAAAGCCCAGATCGACCGCCTGTCCGCCGACGTCACCCTCGCGCAAGTGACCTACGAACGCGTCCGCAAGCTCGTGACGACCAAGGACGCCTCCCAGCAGCAGCTGGATCAAGCCACGGCTGCCCTTCAGGTCGCCCAGCGCGCCCTCGATCAGGGGAAGCTCTCCTACGAGGAAGCGCTCAACGGCTTCACGCCGGAAGAAGTCAAGATCGCCGAGGCCAAGGTCACCCAGGCCGCCGCGGCGGTGGAAACGCTGAAGGCGCTGGTCGACCAGATGGTGGTGACGGCGCCGCTGGCGACGCAGATCTATGAGATCAATGTCGAGCAGGGAGAGGTCGTGGCGCCCGGCATTCCCCTTCTGTCGCTCGTCGATCTGAACGATCTCTGGCTGCGGTTCGATCTCCGCGAGGACCTCGTCCGCGATCTCAAGATCGGCGACACGATCACCGTCCGCATCCCGGCCCTCGGCAACCGCGAGGTCGTCACCGAGGTCAGGCTGATCGCGGCGAAAGGCGAATATGCGGATTGGCGCGCCACGCGGGCGACCGGCGATTTCGATCTGCGCACATTCGCCATCCGCGCCTATCCGGTCGAGAAGGTTGCGGGGTTGCGCCCGGGCATGAGCGCTTATGTCGACTGGAGCGGCCGCCGGCAATGACACGGATGCCGGCCCCCGGTTTCCTTCTCGTCGCCACCCGCGAGCTGCGCTGGATCGTGCGGGACAGGGTGGCGCTGTTCCTGATCCTCGGCGTCCCGCTCATCGCCTTCGCCATCCTCAGCCTCACCTTCAGCAGCGCCGTCATCCGCGGCCTCGATATCGTGGTCGTCGATGCGGACCGGTCGCCGACCTCGCTGGCCTTCGTTCAGACCGTCGCGGCCGCGCCCGGCATCACGCTGCACCAGCGCGCCGACGATCTTGCGGCCGCCATGCATGCGATCCGATCCGGCGGGGCGATCGCCGCGGTCTATATCCCCGAGAACTTCGAGCGCGACCTGAAGGCCGGACGCCGCCCGCAGATCTCGATCTTCTACAACACCCAGTTCCTGACCCCGGGCAATTCCGCAGCGAAAGCCCTGCAGGACGCGGTTCGCGACGCCATCGCCGCTGTCGCCCCCGCGCGGCCGGAGCTGCCGATGACGGTCGGAACGCTGGTCGTGGAACCCTATGTCCTGACCAACCCGGCCCTCAACTATGCGCAGTTCCTGCTGCGC harbors:
- a CDS encoding HlyD family secretion protein; protein product: MITLAIVGLSGWYLARPAPLFIQGEADSTRIDIAARVDGRILKIPVARGQDVGAGTALLQIDNPELVARYNEAIAAKGVADAELARIYAGTREETVAARKAQIDRLSADVTLAQVTYERVRKLVTTKDASQQQLDQATAALQVAQRALDQGKLSYEEALNGFTPEEVKIAEAKVTQAAAAVETLKALVDQMVVTAPLATQIYEINVEQGEVVAPGIPLLSLVDLNDLWLRFDLREDLVRDLKIGDTITVRIPALGNREVVTEVRLIAAKGEYADWRATRATGDFDLRTFAIRAYPVEKVAGLRPGMSAYVDWSGRRQ